The genomic region CTTTCCTTACTTTTGTCTCTGACGAATTCCCAACAGTGCCCCAGATCTAAGAGCTCTTCGATGAATGGTTTGTCCTTTATGTTATGGATGATGTTGTTGCTTACGGTGTTTAAAGCGGTATACTGTTTTGGTTTTGGCGGGACTCTTTGTCCCTGCACCCCTTATAGTAACATGTCATGGAGAGGGAGGGGGTGTGTCTCTGTCGGCCCTTCTTCTGTCAGTCTTTCTAAAGTAGCCTGATTTGACAATCATTCCCTTGCTCTTTTCATTCCAGTTAGTTAGATCATCCGCAATATCAAATCACTCGCCCAAAGTGGCGTAATCATACTTTCTTTTGTTCAGTTTTCTGAGAAAGAGGTGAATGAACATACAACCCTTGTTTGAACACCATTTAAATGCCATCGTGGCTAACTTGTCATCAGGTTTCTCCATCTCCACCAATTCTGCTTGGAAGCGCTTCAGGTAGGTTATGAGGCTTTCATCCTTAGACTAAGGGACCATCCAGAACATGGCCTCGGGGTGCTTGCAAATGTCTCGGCAAAACAAATAGGTGTTTATGAACATGCCGACCAAAAATTCGAAACAGTCAATAGAGTTAGCTAGCAGCTTTGAATACCATCTCATTGCAAGTCCCTCAAGAGTAGATGGGAACATCTTGCACATCCACGCATCGTTGTTGTTGTGTAGCGCCATTACATTCCAGTAATGTATGACGTGGTAGTCAGGATCGAAATCACCACGAAATGACTTGAACCTTGGCTAGGAAATTTTTTCTGGTGGAGGTACTGTTAGAAACTTAATTGGACTAAACTATCATTTAGTGAAGGACGAAATGTATTTGGTAACAATACAGTTTGACGTAAGTTGCAAACgtggaaaaaaaactgcttcctATTATTAAGGAAATATGGATATCAATTGTGGAGATAACTACCATCCCACTTATTTGATGAAACTGCTGTTAACTGACAAAAATCAACTCTCCATGATAGAGGGAAGTTGGTGAATGTTAATCTATATAAGAACTCCCTGCTCGTAAAGAAAAGTTCTGCGTTACTGGGTTCTATCACCTTAAGAACATTAAGTCTTTCAACGAGTAGAAGATATCCTTTTCTTGTTCGGCAATGGCTGCCTCAGGTATTATGTTAACCTCTGTTAGTAATCTAGGAAACTTGTTAGTATCATATACTCTTAGTTTTCCAAcctttggtatcagagccaaattAACATATCCTAGATTCGAATGTACGTGTCGAACTGCATATGTTTTCAAGCatgtgaatttttatttttaattatgatgTGTTgatccaaagcacatgacatcACCGAATCGATGCTTTCAATAAAATGCATGAGGGTGTTTTGCCTCAAAAGTTCTTTTAATGTCATGCAGCACTTACcataatattttgaattcaCCAAAGTGAATGATTTGGATGTATATTCTGGCAAAGAAGGGTATAAAGATTCATTGCATGTTCATACTTTTTTCCAAaggaaagaatatataaaatgCATAAGGTTTGTATGAATCATTCCTTGTATAATCTTGTAATTATCTTGTCCAAAGACTTGATATATCTGTGATAAAAGATGATTGAAGTGGTCAGAATATACATGATGACTTTTAAGGGGTGTTTATATTTCGGACCAAAAGGGGATATATAAACATGTGTAAGTGAtgcatgaaattaaaaattgcaTTTAATGTTTTATTTGGCTGCCTCAGCAACATCATCTGCACTTAGCCTTTCATCGATCGAGCCTCTCAATGGAGGAAACTTCAAAAGGTGGAAACAAGACATTGAGATTTTGCTGGGCCTGATGGATCTCGATTTAGCGCTGAGAGAGGATGAACCTGCATATCTGACTGACACTTCGACTGTTGAGCAACGTTTGAAGCATGAAAAGTGGCAGAAAGCCAACAGGATGTCGCTCATGGTGATGAGAAGAACCATGAGTGAGACTGTGAGAGGTGGGATACCTGCATGTGACAAAGTTAAGGATTTTCTGGATTCAATTAGAGCAAACTTCAAAGAGTCCGAGAAAGCCGAGATGGGTGAATTGATGGCGACGCTGACCAGTTTGAAGTTTGATGAAGGCAAAAGTGTAAGGGAGCACATACTGAAGCTTgttgacattgcaacaaaattGAAGGACTTAGAGGTCCCGGTTGATGATGCTTTTGTTGTTCATATGGCATTAACTTCCCTACCTCAATCCTTTGATCAACTGAAGATCACTTACAACACACAGAAGGAAAAATGGTCACTGGATGAACTAATTTCCATATGTGCTCAGGAGGAAGGCAGGCTCAAAAGAAACACCAACAAAGGGAAGAGGCCAATGTTTCATTCTGGTAAGGCTTCTAAACTAGACTCTTCTCTAGTAACTGCTATAGCTGCTTCTTCCTTTAAGGGACCGAAGGATCATAAGGAAATTATGGACAACATAAGGTGTTATTTTTGCAAAAACATTGGACACATAAGGAAGAATTGTGAGAAACTCAAGaattggaaaattaagaaaggtatttttgttaaaatttttgtttgttttgaaactaatcttgtTGAAGTCCCTCCAAATACTTGGTGGTTTGACACTGGGTGTTCGGTTCATATCACCAATTCTTTGTAGGGTTTCACAAGAGGAGTCACAACTACAAGAAGTGAAGTTTTTCAAGTTTTCGTTGGCAATGGCAATAAAGTGGTTGTGGAAGCAGTAGGCAACCTTAAGCTGGAATTATCTAGTGGTTTTATTTTAGAATTAGTTGATGTACTCTACGTACCTTCACTTAGAAGGAATTTAGTTTCTGTTTCAAAACTTGTAAAATCTGGTTTGGCTTTCAATGGAGACAATGAGAGTATCAGAATTTACTTGAAAAATAATCCAAAAGATGTTCTTGGAGTTTGTTTTCTAGTCAATTATCTTTGGCAATTGTTGTGTTCAGTGGTGAATGATTTTGCTTGCCTTAATGTTGATTCAATGGGTTCGAGTAAAAGaatgtttttaaatgaaaaatcttCTATGCTTTGGCATAGAAGATTGGGACACATTTCGAAAACTAGAATGGATCGCTTGGTCAAGGATAATATCCTACCGACTTTAGACTTCTTTGACTTATCAAATTGTATTGAGTGTTTTAAGggaaaattaataatttctaAGAAGAAAACTTCAACTAGAAGACTAAAGTTGTTGGAGATTATTCATTCAGACGTCTGTGGACCTTTTCCAACCAAAACACTTTGTGGAAATGTGTATTTTGTGACTTTTACGAATGATTTTTCGAGATTTTCATATCTCTATTTAATCTCGGATAAGTCTTCTATATTAAATTGCTTTAAAGTGTTCAAAACCGAAGTTGAAAAACAACAAGAAATGTCCATAAAGATCCTAAGGTCAGATAGAGGAGGGGAATACTATGGCAGGTACACAGAGAAGGGTCAATCCAAAGGACCTTTGGCGCAATATTTGGAAGAGTGTGGGATTCAAGCTCAGTACACTACTCCAggcacaccacaacaaaatggtgtggcTGAGAGAAGGAATAGGACACTGATGGATATGGTGAGAAGTATGATGAGTTGTTCAACACTTCCACAACACTTGTGGGGAGAAGCTTTAAAAATGGCAAACTATATTTTAAACCGTGTTCCTAGTAAATCAGTTTGCAAGACTCCTTTCGAGATGTGGACTGGTAGGAAGCCAAGTttaaatcatctacatatatGGGGCTGCAGTGCAGAGGCAAGGATGTATAATCCTAATGAGAAGAAATTGGATCCTAGAACCATTTCTTGTCATTTTGTAGGGTTTCCTGATAAATCTAAAGGCTACAGATTCTATGCACCAAACCTTTCGAACAAAATTTTTGAATCCAATAGTGCCAAGTTTATTGAGAATGGGGAAGTATCGAGTAGTTCACAGACATTGCCATCCTTTGACTTTGAAGAGCAAAGAAGTGTTCGTGaagatcaaaattttgaagGTTCAATGGAGTTGCAGCAGCCTCCCACAATGGATTTTCAACTTGAAgattttaattatcaagatgaAATAATCGAAACAAATACAAATGGTGTGCCACTAAATTCTTATGTTGGTCCAATAAATGTAGCTTCTTCATCTCAGGTACCAATGAGTTCTTCAATGCAAGGGGTGATAAATGATAGAAGGGTATTGCCACCAAGAGCCAGAAGGTCAGCCATCCCTGATGACTATGTCGTGTATTATCATAAGGTTGAAATGAATGAGGGTGTGTCTGATGATCCGGTCACTTATCAAGAAGCAATGGATAGCTTGCAATCTGATAAATGGTTGGAAGCAATGCATGAAGAATTGAGATCCATGCAAACAAATCATGTATGGATTTTAGTTCCTGCACCAGCCAATATTAAACCAATAGGAAATAtatgggtttttaaaacaaagaaagactCACGTGGAAAGGTTGAAAGACATAAGGTGAGGTTGGTGGCAAAGGGTTACACACAAACTGAAGGGGTGGATTATACAGAAACTTTTTCACCAGTTTCAACAAAGGACTCACTTCGGGTAATTCTTGCACTGGTGGCTCATTATGACCTGGAGCTTTATCAGATGGATGTAAAGACAGCCTTCTTGAATagtgatttggaggaagaaaTCTTCATGGAATAACCAGCTGGTTTCATTaagcaaggagaagaaaataTGGTATGCAAGTTGAGAAAGTCAAtatatggtttgaaacaagctTCCAGGCAATGGTTTatgaaatttgatgagaaaatcACGTCTCTTGGCTTCAATGAGAATAAAATAGATGATTGCATATATCTCAAAGTATGTAGTTCGAAATTCATATTTCTTGTTttgtatgtggatgatatcTTATTAGCTAGCAATGATATCAACCTCTTACATGAAACTAAGAAATTGTTGTCCAATACCtttgagatgaaagatatgGGAAATGCGTCATATGTGTTGGGGATTGAGATAATTAGAGACAGATCAAAGGGTTTGCTAGGACTCTCACAAAGATCATATATAGAGAAGGTATTGCATCGGTTCAATATGCAAACCTGTTCAAATGGAGAAGTGCCAATGGGGAAGGGAGATAGATTGAATAAGTCTCAGTGCCCGAGAAATGACTTAGAAAAACAAAGCATGATTAACAAACCTTATGCATCATTAGTTGGGAGTTTAATGTATGCACAGGTTTGTATGAGACCGGATTTGGCTTTTGCCATAAGTGTGTTGGGAAGGTATCAATCTAATCCAGGTGAACAACACTGGGTTGCAGCGAAGAAAGTATTAAGATACTTGCAGAGGACTAAGTCATTCATGCTGGTATATAAGAAAGTGGAGAACTTGGAACTATTTGGCTACACTAATGCGGATTTTGCAGGTTGTACAGATGATAGAAGATCAACCAGTGGATATTTGTATTTCCTAGCCGGAGCTGCAGTATCGTGGAGAAGTGTAAAACAAAAGGCCTTGGCTACATCAACTATGGAAGCTGAATTTATAGCTTGTTTTGAAGCTACAAAGAGGGGATTGTGGCTGAAGAATTTGATCAAATTCATGGGAATTGTGTATTCAATTTCAAGTCCACTGGTGTTGTATTGTGACAATAAggcagtttttttcttttctaaaaataataagaagtcAGAAGCTACAAGACTGATGGACATCAAATATTTGTCAGTCAAAGAACATGTGAGAAAGGGTGAGGTTGTGATCGAGCATATTGACACAAATTCTATGATAGCTGATCCATTGACAAAACCCTTAGCAGTGGGAGTATTCAAAGAACATATCATGAAGATGGGTGTGCACGAATCTCTGGAATCTGCTGAAATGTGGGAGTAAGAAACTCTTATACGAATTGCATgtttgaatgcttatttatatgtatttgCATGATTATCAGTATGCCATTACAATTAAGAAGTGATGGTTTAAGACTGAGTTGCAGTAATAAATATGCATGTGCTGAATCTTTATGATTATTCTGAGTTATATAGCTTATATAACACAAAGTGGTATATGATTTTCAATTCAGTAAAGGAACCGTGATTATCCAAAGATGATCCATAAAGTTGATTGAATTGATTCATAGAAAAATGAATGTGAAGTTCATTGAAAGTTTGACATCATACAGATTAGACTCAAATGACAGTGATTTTAGAGTGCATGTGCCAATGAGAGCTGCACATGGTTTTCTAGAGTTCGACATTTGAACTAATACTGGTAGATGTGGGGAAGCAAGTTACGTGTAACTGGATGTGATCACTAAGGAGTCAATATTGTAATTGTGATAACATTTCGATGAAATGATTAGTTTACgtccaagtgggagaatgttagaAACTTAATTGGACTAAACTATCATTTAGTGAAGGACGAAATGTATTTGGTAACAATACAGTTTGACGTAAGTTGCAAACgtggaaaaaaaactgcttcctATTATTAAGGAAATATGGATATCAATTGTGGAGATAACTACCATCCCACTTATTTGATGAAACTGCTGTTAACTGACAAAAACCAACTCTCCATGATAGAGAGAAGTTGGTGAATGTTAATCTATATAAGGACTCCCTGCTCGTAAAGAAAAGTTCTGCGTTACTGGGTTCTATCACCTTAAGAACATTAAGTCTTTCAACGAGTAGAAGATATCCTTTTCTTGTTCGGCAATGGCTGCCTCAGGTATTATGTTAACCTCTGTTAGTAATCTAGGAAACTTGTTAGTATCATATACTCTTAGTTTTCCAACAGGTACATCCTCAATCGCCAATCTAGCCAAGCTTGCATATGTGGCCAAAGGCCCAGCAACACCAAGCCTCCAAAATGTAGGCAGTGTGCTAAATTTCAGTCACATTGATGTGAATCAGAAACGAGGACAACCCCAATGGACCAGCTCCGATTGTGTTGACGAAATCGATATTGTGTTTGACAATTAATGTCAGTTAAGACCTCTTTTCTCATAATATCAATTATGTCcccaatttatgaatttttgttCCTTCTATGAGCCCATCGAGAATACAGACAAGGACCAGCCAGCCAACCAACATTTCAAAACAAAGGCCTCATAGAAAGCAACAACTAGcccaaatccaaaaacaaagacaacttaattgattaatttaaaatcaattaattaatagaaaaaGGTTTTTGCTTTCTCATAAGCattggaagaaataaaattgaactcGTAATCAAAAGTTTATATACAAGTGAATGTGGAATGTTTTATAGTTTCGTTACCACGCAAAACACAAAACAGCTCCAAGCATTTTACATATGATAACCTGAAGGTGTTCAATAACATTCGGAACTTCCATATTTAATGGTCTGGATTGCATATACTGTCCGTCAAATTTATAACAGGAATGCTGCATCCGAAACTGGAATGTCATCCCAAACCTTCAAGGCAGCATCATGCCATGGGATGTGACCAGATCACTCCACTATTTTATGTAACCGATACTTGTTCCGTCAACGTCTAGATAACTCTATCTTTCAAACAGTATTTTCAATAAGATCATGACTACCTTATCGAAAAGCGAATCATTTTCAGCGGATACTGTTCATCTGCGTGTTCATTACTAAAAACCTTTCATCCTTTAAGGTAGTTGCTTCGTTCTTTGCCAACGACCCCATGTTCACAACTCACAAGCCAACTGTGTTACCTCCGATTCACAGTGTAAGCCTCTCCCAAACTATATCCCCAGATCAGCATTCTTCATTGCACAGAAATCCCAAGGCCTGTAACCTAATACGGAATTTATGCTCTGATCAAAGAATAGAACTCCTCAGAAGGAAAAAGTAAAAGATCTGgagataaaaatttaaaaataagtaaattgaTGCAGAGATTTTGGTTAATCCGCATATAAATTGAGCATTCATACAGGGTACCTTTTCTGTTATGACAATGTAAATACTCCAAGTACCCATACACAATCGATTGATGAGATTCTGGCATAGTCTAAGTAGATCAACCTAACACCCAAAATAAGCAATAATGTTTTTGATACGTTCACATAATTGTGGAAATTGTGAAACGAAAAGCTCTATCAAAACTGTCAAGAATACTACACTTTATCGGTACTCAGTTTTCAGGCAAGGACAAGAGATAGCAACCACTGAAATTCATGGAAAAATAGCTCACTGCATAAGCAACCGCTTATTCCATTGCTTCCTCTATGCAGTTCCATTTCATTCTACTTATTGTTCATGTGATAATCAGTTTTCTTACTAAATTTTTTGGTAACCCTTATGATCGATCATGTGATgaaagaccaaaaaaaaaaaaaaaacaccaacgTTTCATATTGTAGATTCAAGCAAGTATTTTCCccagtaaataaaaaaatgtagtttttaCAGAGTACAACTGCATTTTCGCAATTTCCTCCTTTACATGTGTGTGCACTTATAATTTCATTGTATTCTGGCACTTTTCTAGTGAATGAAATCCAGTATTGACTCTTAAAGGAAACATAAACAATTCCTCCTTGTAACTAATTTCTATTCCCATCCAATAATGGTAGAAGCACCAACTATATTTTGTCCGCACTGCTATTACTACTTTTATCACCATGACCCATTTTTTAGTAAACTAATCATATCATGATTAGCAGGTTCAGAATTAACAGACAAAATGAAGCATTTGGAAAGTTACAAATGATGATGATTGGCCCCGAAACATCTTGTTTCCTCATGAATGGGTATTGGATACATTATGCGTATATCCGTGCAGAATGACAAAGCATGATAGCATTCCATGAACACAATCAACCTATAAATTTCATTAACAATGCATGATCACGGTTCCAAATTTAAAGTTTcctttagtttttcttaaagcTTCGTTTCGTGAATCATATgtacaaaattttcaaacaaaaatattaaagaatGTGATGAGATACATGGCGCACGCAAGGAAACAACAAAGATTTGAAGCCAAGTTGATGTAATTGTTCTTCACAATGGCAGTTGCTtgatgattatgttgaaaaaaaaaatggtaacgGTCTCATTAGTGGTGTTTGGCATCATTTTAGTGAAATATAATAATGGTAAACTGCTGCTTCTCTTTTTAAACGAGGATAGAGGAAAAATACTTAATAGTCCATCGAAATGATGACATGACAACTCTATCATAGAGAATTTCCAAAGTAATGCAATGTCCTGTAGTGAAGGTGAGAGAGTTTAGGCTAACCGTGCACCACTACACAACATTTCGGTTGCATTTTTACTAGATCTGGCGGTTGTGTCGTattcgtgtcgttttcatgaCATATCCGATATCTTAATAAGCTATGTCCTGTCAAACAagttaaaataaacgggtaat from Pyrus communis chromosome 9, drPyrComm1.1, whole genome shotgun sequence harbors:
- the LOC137744474 gene encoding uncharacterized protein, which translates into the protein MAASATSSALSLSSIEPLNGGNFKRWKQDIEILLGLMDLDLALREDEPAYLTDTSTVEQRLKHEKWQKANRMSLMVMRRTMSETVRGGIPACDKVKDFLDSIRANFKESEKAEMGELMATLTSLKFDEGKSVREHILKLVDIATKLKDLEVPVDDAFVVHMALTSLPQSFDQLKITYNTQKEKWSLDELISICAQEEGRLKRNTNKGKRPMFHSGKASKLDSSLVTAIAASSFKGPKDHKEIMDNIRVSQEESQLQEVKFFKFSLAMAIKWLWKQ